In a single window of the Phycisphaerales bacterium genome:
- a CDS encoding ASCH domain-containing protein, protein MLALSIRQPYAELILRGDKTIEYRSRPTRVIGRRFAIYAARKWAGVAGHEWVMGCHGDGVSEPGTSAAADTHSPIHPLTPSDLPTGVLVGSAVICDCIFKDGWWQWHLTAVRRYKRPRALPRGSRPQPVWFRAA, encoded by the coding sequence ATGCTGGCCCTTTCCATTCGCCAACCCTACGCCGAACTCATTCTCCGCGGGGACAAGACCATTGAGTACCGCTCCCGGCCGACGCGGGTGATTGGGCGGCGGTTTGCCATCTATGCGGCTCGCAAGTGGGCCGGCGTGGCCGGGCATGAGTGGGTGATGGGGTGTCACGGTGATGGGGTGTCAGAGCCAGGAACCAGCGCCGCCGCGGACACCCACTCACCCATTCACCCCCTCACCCCTTCAGACTTACCGACCGGCGTGCTCGTCGGCTCGGCGGTCATCTGCGACTGCATCTTTAAAGACGGCTGGTGGCAGTGGCATCTCACTGCGGTGCGGCGCTACAAGCGGCCGCGGGCGCTGCCCAGGGGCAGTCGGCCGCAGCCCGTGTGGTTCCGCGCGGCGTGA
- a CDS encoding SRPBCC domain-containing protein: MIWRIGGFPELAQLDAAERRAVLARLRWWVYPFIVIRAIVVGALVGGLLLGATGWMFDYRGGWFVAVAYPALGAGVAVAMYLHQLGVIRDDLRKELRASALKGHRTVCLACGYDLRGSNATRCPECGAALIMATKRPSAERGPAAAAIHHDFPISAPAKDVFEAISTPGGLDAWWTRRCAGEVREGSEYVLDFGPGYVWRAIVSACEVGRMFELSMVHADDDWIGSRVCFELSPIEGGTQVRFSHTGWPELNDHFRTSSFCWAMYLRLMKRYVEQGEIVPYERRLDA, translated from the coding sequence ATGATCTGGCGCATCGGCGGGTTTCCTGAACTGGCGCAGCTGGATGCGGCCGAGCGGCGGGCGGTGCTGGCGCGGCTGCGCTGGTGGGTCTACCCGTTCATTGTCATTCGCGCAATTGTCGTGGGCGCTCTCGTTGGCGGGCTGCTGCTTGGCGCGACGGGCTGGATGTTTGACTATCGCGGCGGGTGGTTCGTGGCTGTGGCGTATCCAGCGCTGGGCGCGGGCGTTGCCGTGGCGATGTACCTGCACCAGCTTGGCGTGATCCGCGACGACCTGCGCAAGGAACTGCGGGCCTCGGCACTCAAGGGGCATCGCACGGTCTGCCTCGCGTGCGGCTACGACCTGCGCGGCAGCAACGCGACGCGCTGCCCGGAGTGCGGCGCAGCGCTCATCATGGCGACGAAGCGCCCGAGTGCTGAGCGTGGCCCGGCGGCGGCCGCGATTCATCACGATTTTCCGATCAGCGCGCCCGCGAAAGATGTGTTTGAAGCGATCTCCACGCCGGGCGGCCTCGATGCGTGGTGGACGCGGCGCTGCGCCGGCGAGGTGCGCGAGGGAAGTGAGTACGTGCTCGATTTCGGCCCGGGCTACGTGTGGCGGGCAATTGTTTCGGCGTGCGAGGTCGGGCGCATGTTCGAACTGAGCATGGTGCACGCGGATGATGACTGGATCGGCTCGCGCGTGTGCTTCGAGTTGTCGCCGATCGAGGGCGGGACGCAGGTGCGCTTCAGCCACACCGGCTGGCCGGAGTTGAATGACCACTTTCGCACGTCGTCGTTCTGCTGGGCGATGTACCTGCGCCTGATGAAGCGCTACGTTGAGCAAGGCGAGATCGTGCCGTATGAGAGGCGCCTTGATGCGTGA
- a CDS encoding GNAT family N-acetyltransferase — MTNTAIQRHTTSAIAIPDPRQAISIRTAVETDLAFIDALQREHSRAVGWFPRQQLEGNIRKGQVLIAEAADGVTGCRGEGVTELQRESEASPGHPLTHSPTQAQPLAYCISADRYFKRDDCGIIYQLNVAPGHQRGLIGASLIKAVFDRAPYGCKLFCCWCAQDLEANCFWESLGFVPLAFRTGARRGGAKKDPRIHIFWQRRIREGDAETPYWYPSETTGGAVRENRIALPIPPGTHWSDAKPAVLPGVEEMINALPSGEVEKRTRQRGGVKSKPAAKPRAVSRGGLWFAPVLSAEEIKAKKDAEAAQSKARKAEQARTRRRNDPKLVAAARELRDRYIEQINEGRLLPPGACGKYEVSRALEGAPSALKGERVVGHRRLLDAA; from the coding sequence ATGACCAACACGGCGATTCAACGACATACGACCAGCGCGATCGCGATTCCCGACCCCCGTCAGGCGATTTCGATTCGCACCGCGGTCGAAACGGACCTGGCGTTTATCGATGCGCTCCAGAGAGAGCACAGCAGAGCAGTCGGCTGGTTCCCGCGACAGCAGTTGGAGGGGAATATACGCAAGGGGCAGGTGTTGATTGCGGAGGCCGCTGACGGGGTGACGGGGTGTCGGGGTGAGGGGGTGACAGAGTTGCAGCGCGAGTCCGAGGCATCACCCGGTCACCCACTCACCCATTCACCCACTCAGGCGCAGCCGCTGGCCTACTGCATCTCCGCTGACCGGTACTTCAAGCGCGATGACTGCGGGATTATTTATCAACTCAACGTCGCGCCCGGCCATCAGCGCGGCCTGATCGGGGCGAGCCTCATCAAGGCTGTTTTCGATCGCGCGCCGTACGGCTGCAAACTGTTCTGCTGCTGGTGTGCGCAGGACCTGGAGGCGAATTGCTTCTGGGAGAGTCTCGGGTTTGTGCCGCTGGCGTTTCGGACGGGCGCGCGGCGGGGCGGGGCGAAGAAGGACCCTCGCATCCATATCTTCTGGCAGAGGCGGATTCGTGAAGGTGATGCCGAGACGCCGTACTGGTATCCGAGCGAGACGACGGGCGGCGCGGTGCGGGAGAATCGCATTGCGCTGCCGATCCCGCCGGGGACTCATTGGAGCGATGCCAAGCCTGCGGTGCTGCCGGGCGTGGAGGAGATGATCAATGCGCTGCCGAGCGGGGAGGTTGAGAAGCGCACGCGGCAGCGCGGCGGTGTGAAGAGCAAGCCGGCTGCGAAGCCTCGCGCGGTGTCGCGCGGCGGTCTGTGGTTCGCACCCGTGCTCAGCGCTGAGGAAATCAAGGCAAAGAAGGATGCGGAGGCCGCCCAGAGCAAGGCCCGCAAGGCGGAGCAGGCGCGCACGCGGCGGCGCAACGACCCGAAACTGGTGGCTGCGGCGCGGGAGCTGCGGGATCGGTATATTGAGCAGATCAATGAGGGACGGCTGCTGCCGCCTGGGGCGTGCGGGAAGTATGAGGTGAGCCGGGCGCTGGAGGGAGCGCCGAGCGCGCTGAAGGGGGAGCGTGTGGTGGGGCACCGAAGGTTGCTGGATGCGGCGTGA
- a CDS encoding O-methyltransferase, with product MSQQMWDAVDAYVVEHLVRRDAALEAALEASRKAGLPEIQVSPCFGKALHLMARAMGASRILEIGTLGGYSTIWLGRALRRGGRLITLEAEPRHAEVAQANVERAGLGRCVEIRVGKAMDTLPALAAEKVGAFDFFFIDADKEQITEYYEWAVRLGRPGSMIIVDNVVREGAVLDGESRDTAVRGVRRFIEHVSRDRRVSATVMQMVGCKKYDGFAMAVIADETAAAPA from the coding sequence ATGAGCCAGCAGATGTGGGATGCGGTCGATGCATACGTGGTCGAGCACCTCGTGCGGCGCGATGCGGCTCTGGAGGCGGCGCTGGAGGCGAGCCGCAAGGCCGGCCTGCCTGAGATCCAGGTCTCGCCGTGCTTCGGCAAGGCGCTGCACCTCATGGCGCGCGCGATGGGCGCCAGCCGCATTCTCGAGATCGGTACGCTGGGCGGCTACAGCACGATCTGGCTCGGGCGAGCCCTGCGCCGCGGCGGGCGGCTGATTACGCTCGAAGCCGAGCCGCGCCACGCCGAAGTCGCCCAGGCCAACGTCGAGCGCGCGGGGCTGGGGCGGTGCGTCGAAATCCGCGTGGGCAAGGCGATGGATACCCTGCCGGCGCTCGCGGCCGAGAAGGTCGGCGCGTTCGACTTCTTCTTCATCGACGCCGACAAGGAGCAGATCACCGAGTATTACGAGTGGGCGGTGCGCCTGGGCCGCCCGGGCAGCATGATCATCGTCGATAACGTGGTGCGCGAAGGCGCGGTGCTCGACGGCGAGAGCCGGGACACGGCGGTGCGCGGCGTGCGGCGCTTCATCGAACACGTCTCGCGCGACCGGCGCGTCAGCGCCACGGTGATGCAGATGGTCGGGTGCAAGAAATACGACGGCTTTGCGATGGCGGTTATCGCGGACGAGACGGCCGCGGCGCCGGCCTGA
- a CDS encoding DUF1508 domain-containing protein — MAVFRVRRSSDEQFYFVALARSGRPLIQSGSYPTRQAAEQAVDTCRAASADEAHYQRHQSSRNKHYFDITDRSNAYLATSAVFDTAHRRDDIIEYCLKRLPTAKLTDEEVPAATD; from the coding sequence TTGGCTGTGTTCCGTGTACGCCGATCGAGCGATGAGCAGTTCTACTTCGTTGCCTTGGCCCGCAGCGGGCGGCCCCTCATCCAGAGCGGGTCGTACCCTACGCGCCAAGCGGCTGAACAGGCGGTGGACACTTGCCGGGCCGCATCAGCCGATGAGGCGCACTACCAGAGGCACCAGTCCAGCCGCAACAAGCACTACTTCGACATCACCGACCGCTCAAACGCCTACCTGGCCACGAGCGCCGTGTTCGACACGGCCCATCGGCGCGATGACATCATTGAGTACTGCCTCAAGCGCCTGCCCACGGCCAAGCTGACGGATGAGGAAGTTCCAGCGGCGACAGACTGA
- a CDS encoding group 1 truncated hemoglobin produces MPPRQGGLLRRRSGRLHYHRPRPSSWWADYKHLEKGREIIMRTRLGITAALAIAVSLTAVLVAGTGQAQPKVEESLYERLGGVYAIAAVIDHFSDAVVENPIVGKNSKNPALREWHTKNLERLPGLKFMRTLWVCQVTGGPFTFSATQPGKTDLGLEEAHRDLKISPEEFDEVAAELGRSLDFAKVPAREKGEVLAAFAAHKNEVTAGYKSK; encoded by the coding sequence TTGCCGCCTCGTCAGGGCGGTTTGCTCAGAAGACGATCCGGCCGGCTCCACTACCATCGGCCGCGCCCATCATCGTGGTGGGCGGATTACAAGCACCTGGAAAAGGGAAGAGAGATCATCATGAGAACACGACTTGGAATCACAGCAGCACTCGCGATCGCAGTCAGTCTAACGGCCGTTCTCGTCGCAGGCACCGGGCAGGCCCAGCCGAAAGTCGAAGAGAGTCTGTATGAACGGCTCGGCGGCGTTTACGCGATCGCCGCAGTCATTGACCACTTCAGCGATGCGGTGGTAGAGAACCCGATCGTTGGAAAGAACTCGAAGAACCCAGCCCTTCGGGAGTGGCACACGAAGAACCTGGAGCGATTGCCGGGCCTTAAGTTCATGCGAACGTTGTGGGTCTGCCAGGTTACAGGCGGGCCGTTTACGTTCTCCGCGACACAGCCGGGAAAGACTGACCTGGGTCTGGAAGAGGCGCATCGTGATCTGAAAATCTCGCCCGAGGAGTTTGATGAGGTGGCCGCTGAACTGGGGCGCAGCCTCGACTTCGCCAAGGTGCCTGCGCGCGAGAAGGGAGAAGTCCTCGCGGCCTTCGCTGCGCACAAGAACGAAGTGACCGCAGGCTACAAGTCGAAGTAA
- a CDS encoding CBS domain-containing protein produces MKVSECMTSDVTCCDPGANLQEVSRMMIDRDCGEIPVVDENWRPVGVVTDRDIACRAVAQGRDGLTVHARDVMTSPVITVHPDDDIEECCKTMEQHRVRRVPVVDESGCCCGIISQADIALKASEGRTAELLRDVSEPTARRFGPGSEQ; encoded by the coding sequence ATGAAAGTCAGCGAATGCATGACGAGCGATGTGACGTGCTGCGATCCTGGAGCGAACCTGCAGGAGGTTTCCAGGATGATGATCGACCGCGACTGCGGCGAGATTCCCGTGGTCGATGAAAACTGGCGGCCCGTGGGCGTGGTGACTGATCGCGACATCGCCTGCCGCGCGGTGGCGCAGGGGCGCGACGGGCTGACTGTTCATGCGCGCGATGTGATGACCTCGCCGGTGATCACGGTGCACCCTGACGATGACATCGAAGAGTGCTGCAAGACCATGGAGCAGCACCGGGTCCGCCGCGTACCTGTGGTGGATGAAAGCGGCTGCTGCTGCGGCATCATCTCGCAGGCGGACATCGCGCTGAAGGCGTCGGAAGGCCGCACCGCCGAACTGCTTCGGGATGTATCCGAGCCGACGGCCAGGCGCTTCGGGCCCGGCTCCGAGCAGTAG
- a CDS encoding DUF1508 domain-containing protein produces MHEYHLYRTEGGSFFFTLRAPDGHVLLQSGPYETHSGAEDGILDCRAASRYDERYRRDDKPRRACRFRLLCLNGPGEVGTSPPFKTNTRRDLGIIDCKAYGPTAGVVDDTTAALATKA; encoded by the coding sequence TTGCACGAATACCATTTGTACAGGACCGAGGGCGGTTCGTTTTTCTTTACGCTGCGCGCGCCCGATGGCCATGTGCTGCTGCAGAGCGGACCATACGAAACGCATTCGGGCGCGGAGGATGGCATTCTCGACTGCCGCGCCGCTTCGCGCTACGACGAGCGGTACCGTCGCGATGACAAGCCGCGGCGGGCCTGCCGCTTTCGCCTGCTGTGCCTGAACGGCCCGGGCGAGGTGGGCACGAGCCCGCCATTCAAGACCAACACGCGGCGGGACCTGGGCATCATTGACTGCAAGGCGTACGGCCCGACCGCCGGCGTCGTGGATGACACCACCGCCGCGCTCGCCACGAAGGCGTGA
- a CDS encoding nuclear transport factor 2 family protein: MMRDPQTSSDNVRVIEELYRAFREKDYDSFLQICHPDLEWIQNVGFPRGSTKRGAQAVVDSVFKTFNNDWEAWKFEIEQYLDAGDTIVVIGTYSGVHRGTGKSMRSPAAHVYDVADGKVTRFRQFTDTKVIWDAMKP; this comes from the coding sequence TTGATGCGTGATCCACAGACATCATCGGACAACGTTCGGGTGATCGAGGAGCTGTACCGCGCGTTTCGCGAGAAGGACTACGACTCTTTCCTGCAGATCTGCCATCCCGATCTCGAATGGATTCAGAACGTCGGCTTTCCGCGCGGCTCGACAAAGCGCGGCGCTCAGGCCGTGGTCGACAGCGTCTTCAAGACTTTCAACAACGACTGGGAGGCGTGGAAGTTCGAGATCGAGCAGTACCTGGACGCCGGCGACACGATCGTCGTCATCGGAACCTACTCGGGAGTCCATCGCGGCACCGGCAAGTCCATGCGCAGCCCGGCGGCGCACGTCTACGATGTGGCCGATGGCAAGGTGACTCGCTTCCGCCAGTTCACGGATACGAAGGTGATCTGGGATGCGATGAAGCCGTGA
- a CDS encoding YegP family protein, with amino-acid sequence MSERRCSIAALYHLDKSTRAPLFEFTLCGPDGQTLLFSATYFAKELALSAIEDCMTSSSFDDRYQRLFTTSGPFSFHLLNLARQVIARSNDYASIEDREAAIAACKRSGPTAALQDNT; translated from the coding sequence ATGTCCGAAAGGAGGTGCAGCATCGCAGCTCTCTACCACCTCGACAAGTCCACCAGAGCCCCCCTGTTCGAATTCACGCTCTGCGGGCCGGACGGCCAGACCCTCCTGTTCAGCGCGACGTACTTCGCCAAAGAGCTAGCCTTGTCGGCCATCGAGGATTGCATGACCAGTTCATCCTTCGACGATCGCTACCAGCGCCTCTTCACCACCAGCGGCCCGTTCTCCTTTCATCTGCTCAACCTGGCCCGTCAGGTCATCGCCCGGAGCAACGACTACGCTTCCATCGAGGACCGCGAAGCCGCCATCGCCGCCTGCAAACGCAGCGGCCCGACCGCCGCACTGCAGGACAACACATAG